TCGGAGACCACCCCCGTCCTTGAGTCAGCGTGGCACCCCGGCCCGGCGGCCTACTGGCGCCACGCCTGGGGCACCTTCTTCTCGGAGGCGTACCGCTCCAGGTCCGCGAGCTGGCCGGTCGCCAGCTTCAGCTCCACCTCCACCTCCCAGCGGCGCTTCGAGGCCGTTCCTCCGGCCTCCGCTTCCAGCAGACGGCGCTTCTCCTCCTCCAGGCGGGAGATGCGAGCCCGCGCCTGGACGAACTTCGAGCGCCACTCGTCGGCCTCCTGCCGCGAGCGGTCCTCCTCCACGCGCTTCTTCCAGAGGGCCTGCTGCCACAGCTGGATGCCCCCCTTGTTGCGCTTGTACTCGTCGCGCGCGGCGTGGACGTCCTTGAGCGGCACGTCGAAGCGCTCGGTCTCCTCTCCCGCCGGCTCCAGCTTCAGCGAGGCGTTCCCCGCGCCGGACAGCGTGCAGTCCTCCACCGGCAGCCTCGCCGCGCCCACGTGGATTCCCTCCGTGAGCCCTCGCGCCATGAGCCAGCGCAGGCGCCGGGAGTCATCCTCCTGCGACATCGTGTCCCGCACCGGCCGCCAGTACTCGAAGTCCACGCTCAGCGAGCACGTCCTGCCCTCCGCCTCCAGCGCCATGCGGCGCAGCACGCGGCGCGGCGCGGCGTCGAAGCGCTCGACGACCAGCGCCACCAGCCCCAGTCCGTCGACATGCCGGACCGAGAAGAGCACGGGCTTCTCGGTCTCCTGCTGGAAGCGCTGGATTTCCCGCTGCTCGTCGCGAGCCACGCGCGTCAGCAACGCGTCCCAGCGCGCCGTGGACTCGGGCGTGGTGGGGACGGTGATGAGCTTGCTCGCGTAGGGAATGGGCAGCGCCAGCCCCATGCCGTCCGCGTTGTTGATCTTCATGGAGACGACGCCCACCACCTCGCCGCGCCCGTTCAGCAGCGGCCCTCCGCTGTTGCCCGGGTTGACCGAGGCGTTGAACTGCACGTAGCCGGTGCCCAGGTACTCGCGCCCCAGGAAGCCCACCTTCCCCTCGTGCACGGTGAAGTCCAGCCCCTTGGGGCTCCCGATGAAGACGAGCCGGTCTCCCGGCTGCAGGCTCGTCACGTCGCCAATCTTCAGGGGCGTCGCATTCGCCCCCACCACCCGGACGGTGGCGAGGTCCAGGTCCACGTCGGTCTTCAGCGTCTCCCCGAGGAGCTGGCGCCCGTCCGGCAGCAGCACCGTCATCATCTTCCCGGGCGGACAGACCACGTGCTCGTTGGTCAGCACCCGCTCCGGCTCCACGAAGAACCCGGAGCCCGTCTTGCCCTCGCACCGCAGGCTCACCGTGCTCGGCGAGGCGAGCCGGGAGATGTCCTGCGTGGAGAGCGCCCCTTCCGCCGCACCCTCCCTGGGTGACGGCGCGGGAGAGCCCGGGTCCCAGCCGGAGAGCTCCCGAGTCGCGCTCCGGAGCGTGGGAGAGCGGGCCGCCCAGACACCGAATGCGACACCGCCCAGCACCAGGACGGAGAGCGCCGCCACCAGGGCCCCTCGCGACGAGCGCGGGGGAGTGGCCACTGGCACCTCGGAAGGCTGGAGGTACGCGTCGGCGCCGTGCTGCGAGAGCACCGCCAGCAGCTTCTGGGCGAAGGCGCTGGAGACACCACGGACCAGGCGGTCTCCCTGGATGCCGAGCACCACCCGCGCCTGGGAGAACGAAGGGGCGGGGGGGCCCAGCAGGGCCACCGCCCGCGCGAGGCCGAAGCGCTGGCGCTCGTCGAGCACGGCTTCCTTCAGCACCACATCCAGCAGGAGACTCGCCCCGCACGCGCAGCGAGCCTTGTCCCCCGCATCCGGCGCACCACACCGGAGGCACCTCACCTCGACCGCTTCGGACATCTTCGACATGACCCCGCTACCGCACGGCAGAGGGCCGCCTCCCCAGAAGCGGGCCGCCCGTTCACCGTGTCAGGCTTTGCGCCAAGCATACCCTCGCTCAGCGTTGGAAGCCGAGAGGGGCAGGAAGGGCCCACCCGGTCTTGGCGGACACCCCGCTGCTCACGAAGCCACCGGCCCTGGCGCACCTTCCGCCAGGGCCGGGGAGCTGCCCACACTCAGCGCGTTGCTCGCGCCCGTCCCTGGGGTGACGACTTCGGCTGCGGGCCGGAGGCGACCGCCGCCGCCACGCCGAAGACGACGTCGTCATTCTCGTCATAGAAGCCGAAGGTGCAGCTCGACTGGGGGCTGCTGGCCTCCACGAACTGCGCCCGGAGCACGTGCTGCCCGGCGCCGCTACCCACGGTGAAGGTGTGGGTGAACGTCTGCGCGCCGCTCGCGGTGCACGTCAGGCCCTGGACGAGCGACGTCCACAGCGGGAAGCCCCCCGCCGTCGGCGTGTAGTACAGGTTCAGCCTGTCGGTCGCGTCGTAGCACCACACCTTCACTTCCACGCGCACCTGCTTGCCCGGAGTGATGACGCCACCGTCCACGCTCTTCAGCGTGACGCGGTCGATGCTCTCGTCGAAGTGGTAGAAGCCGAAGGGCCCATCCGGGCAGCCGTCGAGCGTGTTGGGCTCATTCGGCTCGGCGGTGGGGAACTGGCTCCCCCGGCTGTTCACCAACGTCCCCGTGTCACACCCACAGCCGTTGCCGCAGGCGGGCGTCCCGAGCGCGGCATCGAAGGCCGCGAGTGTGGGCTGGCAGGTTCCACCGCCCGTCTGGGTGGTGAAGCGGAAGGTGCCGCTGTAGTTGCCAGCGCCGCAGCTGTTCACCGCGCGCGCCCTCCAGAAGTACTGGGTGTTGGCGGCGAGCGCGGCAGAGACGGTCCACGTGCTGGTGCCGAGCGCCGTGGCCGAGCGCGCCACGCTGGTGAAGTTGACGTCGGTGGCCACCTGCACCTCGTAGGAAGTGGCACCCGTCACATCACTCCAGTCGAGCACCGGAGCGAGCGCGACGCCCGTCGCCGCGTCCGCGGGGCTCGTCAGGACGGGGCCCGCCACCGGCTGGCAGCTCGCTTCCGTGGTGTTGAAGCTGAAGGGGGTGCTGTAGGCGCCGTTGGCGCAGTTGTTCACCGCGCGGACGCGCCAGTAGTACCGGGTGCCGTTGGCGAGCGCGGGAGACACAGTCCACGTGCTGGCCCCCAGTGCCGTGGCCGAGCGCACCACGGTGGTGAAGGTAGAGTCGGTGGCCACCTGCACCTCGTAGGAGGTGGCCCCGGCCACGTCGGCCCAGTCGAGCACCGGTGCCAGCGCCACGTCCTCCGCCGTGTCCTCGGGGGCGGAGAGGGTGGCCACGCCTGGAGGCGTGCAGGGGCCGCCCGGCGTCGCGCAGACACACGCTGCGGCGGGACCGAAGCAGGCGCTCGTGCTGGCCGGGACGACCGAGTAGCAATACCGCCTGTCATTGGCGACCTCGCCGTCGGTGTAGGCCGTCCCGGTGACGGTGGCCACCTTCGCCTTGCCAAAGTCGCAGCCGGCGTAGCCCTCCGTCTTCATCACCCAGTACTCACTCGCGTTGGGCACCGCGTTCCAGCTCAGGGCCACCTGTCCGTCGCTGCCGGTGGCCGTGGCGGTGGGCGCCGTGCTCGGGCCGCTCGCGCAGCCCGAGTTGGCGGGCGCGGGCGTCTGGCAGGCGATGCCGTGGCGGTTGAAGGCGGCATGGATGGCCGTCATGTGCGGCGTGCCGTCGCTCAGGTTGCCGTTGTCGTCGTCCGCGGCCAGCCACTGCATGTAGCCATGGCTCGCGCCGCAGCCGTCCGACGTGCCGGCGGTGCAGTTGCAGGCGTGCCACGCGCCGATGTTGCCGCTGCCCTGGTAGAAGAGCTTGTTGCCGAGGATGAAGGCGGTGTCGGAGTCGTAGTTGAACGGCGCGGCCCGGAGGTCCCTGGCCACCAGGTCCCACGCGGCCTGACGGGCGGGCGCGGCGGCGCAGTGCACCTGCCGGCCGCACGGCCCCGTGCTGGAGCTGCACTTCGTGCACACGAAGTTCTGCGGCGTGGCCGGCGTCTGGTTGGCATGCGCCAGGTAGTCCGCGTCGCGCACGCCCGAGCAGCGGGTGTTGCACCACGCCGCGCCCGACTGGGCCTCGTTCTGGTTGTAGCCGGTGCCGTCCGGTGTCTTGCCGCAGCCCCGGTCGCTGGTGTGGAAGAAGCCGTAGCCCACGCACGAGGCCTGCAACCGGTAGATGGACGCGATGTCCGCGTAGCCCTCGCTGGAGTTGCTGAGCGCGCCGCCGGAGTCGAAGTCATCCATGCCGTGGCCCCACTCGTGGTCGAACACGGCGGCAATCTCACCGGTGTTCCGGCACCCGCCGCCGCTCCGGTAGAAGTTGATGGTGGAGCCGTTCCAGAAGGCGTTGCAGGTGCTGTTGATGTTGACGTTGGCGGTGAGCTGTCCCTTCAGCCAGGTGTTGTTGGGAAGCCAGCCACGGGCCAGCTCCGCAATCCGGTTCACCTCGTAGAAGGCCGAGCGCGACGCCGGCGTGTTGCCCGCCCCGCCGCCCCCGGTGGCGCAGTCGTGCTGGCCGTTGGTGCCCCCCAGCTGCATGTTGCCCGTGGAGGAGCTGAAGCTGATTGCGCCGCAGGTGTCGCTGATGCGCACGTACTTGCCGGCCAGGGTGGTGCTGACGCTGCCGGAGCTGTAGTTGAAGACGCCTGCGCCGTCCGTGAAGTTGTTGGGAGCGGCCAGGCCCGTGTTGGCCCACGGCATCGGCGAGTCGACCTGCATGGAGCCGCACATCTCGTTGTTCGCGCAGATTTCCGTGCTGGTCAGCGGGTAGATGCCGCCCTTCACGGTGGCGTCGAGGTAGTGGTTGTCGTCCTCCAGGGCCAGCACCTCGCCCGTCTCGGCATCCACGGTGACCTTCCAGCGCTCAGACTCCCCCGGGTTCTGGAAGCCATAGGTCCACACGAGGTGATGGCGGTAGCCCTCGCCCACGCCCGGTGCGTCGGCACGGGCCATGGGGGCGAGCTCCAGCGTGGGCTGCATCCACAGCTGGCCGGGCGTCTCCAGGAGCCCGAAGCGCTCGCCGCCCGCGGTCAGCGCCTGCTGCGCGTCGAGCGTGGGCCGCGTGGAGGTGGTGACGTTGCTCCAGGCCTCGGTGCCCAGCAGCACGAGGTTGCCGTGGCTGAGCGTCGCCACCAGCCGGCCGTGGCGAACCGGAATGCCCTCCACCCGCTGCGGGATGAGGACCTGCCAGAGCGTGTCGGTGACCTGGGAGACACGAGGCTCGCCCAGCTGGAGCATGTCCACGCCCAGCGCGGCCTGGTTGTCGCTGATGAACTTGAAGAGGAGGTCCGCGACGACGGCCTCATCCACCTGCCCCACGGAGCGCCCGAGCTGCTGATGGACGGTGGCGAGAGAGACCTTGTTGCCCACGCCCGTGCCCGGGATGAGGGGAATGGCGCCCTGGATGGCGGAGGGCGTGCCCGTCAGCGGGTCCAGGTAGACGTGGAAGTCACGGCCGTTGCGCGCGAAGAAGTCGTCCCACGCGCCCGGCGCCGCCCCCTTCAGCTTCGGCAGGGCTTCCTCCAGACGGATGTTGGAGATGGGCAGATACAGCTCGGGCTTGAAGAAGGCCTGACTCGCCAGCGTGCTCGGCTGGGAGGGCTGGAAGGCCCACCCCAGCGCGCTGACACACAACACGAGACAGGCGACCCACTTCGACGCATGGCGCATACGGCCCCCAACGGAGTCGGTGGAAACGGCTTGGCGGCGCCCCATACCCGGAGCGCGTCCCCAGTCGAACCCGGCGTGCGTCCCCGTAAAACCATTACTTCCTGGAAATGTTAGCCAAACAGACAAATCTGCTTTGCCAACTCTTTACGCTATCCGCCCGTGAACAAAGCCGCGCTGGGGCCCGAGGAGCTGGCTGCGGAGAACGCTCCCTCCGCCTTCCAGGCAGGCGACCCGGGCCCCCACGCACCCGATGTGCCCCGGCATCACACGTCTCCGCTCCCGCACTCAAGAAGAGTGAGGGGACGCGGAGGCCATGCCGGCTACCGAGCCCCTCGAACCCAACCCAGACCCAAGAGGAGCAACCCGCATGCGCACCCAGAACGATCCCCAGATCTCCTTCGAGCTGAAGGACACCCAGCTGAAATCCATCGAGGAGTCGCGCCAGTCGTCGAACGGCAAGCTGACCATCAAGACCGCGGTCCGCGCCGGCGCCGCCTCGACGGGGTTCGACTGCATCTACTTCGCGCGCAACGCTCCGTTCGCGCCCGAGCACGTGTAACGGCCCCGTGAAAGGACAAGGAGGATGCGCCCATGAATGTCGTTGCTGAAATCACCTTGAAGGAGCTCGAGGAGCACCAGCTCGGACCGCTCGAGCGTTACAGTGAATGCCTCAGGAACACCTTCGAGGCGCATCCTCCTCCCTTCAGCACGGACTGGTACGGCGACCAGTTCCGGGAGATGGCACGAGACCCGGAGTGGTTCGCGAACATCATCGTGGGCAATGCATCCACCGAGGGATGGGGCTCCGGGAAGCTCTGGTACCTCGCGGGGAAGACCCCCGACGCCCACGTCTCCACGCTCATCCAGCAGCACGCGATGGATGAGGCGCGACACTCGCGGATGTACTCGCACATGGTCGAGCGCATCTTCCCGGGCACGGTGAATGACACCCTCCGGGAGGAGCTCAAGGGGCTCGCGCCAGCGTACCGGCTTGGAGACAAGCCGGACCGGCTGCCGCCCTACAGCGACACGGACATCCTGGACAACCTGCTCCAGATGAACCTGGCGGAGATCCGCACCCTGGTGAACCAGCTGCTGGCCCGGCCAGTGCTGCTGACGTACTGCCCGCGGGAGTCGCGGTCCCGGCTGGAGCACATGCTCGACCGGCTCATGTGGGACGAGTCGAGGCACGTGGGCTACACGGGCCAGCTCCTGGACCAGGCCCTGGCCACCCGGGACGCCGCCTTCGTGCTGGATATCGCCCCCACCCGCATCGTCCAGCTCAACGAGCTGACCCTCGACGAGGTGGGCCGCGCCAGGGCGAATCCACAGACGGCCTTCGCCTGAGCCGCGGCAGTAGCCGTTGTTGCACCCAAGGGGGGATTCCAATTGAGCCGACCTGCCATCAGTCCGCGCCTCACCGAGCTCCGCCGTCGTGTCGACTCGGGCGACACCGCCGCCGTCGAGGCGTTCTGGCAGCGGCTCACCCGTGAAGGCGCCCCGCTGCTCGAAGCGCTGGAAGAGGACCGGGAGCACCTGCTCCTCACCCTCGTCTGGCGGACGGAGGCGCCGGTGCGGAACGTGGTGGTGGTGCCGGGGCTGGAGTCCACCTGGAACCCCGGACAGAACCAGCTGGAGCGGATGCCAGGGACGAATCTCTGGCACCGCACCTGGCGGGTGAGGCGCGACCTTCACACCACCTACTGCTTCTCTCCCGACGAGCCGCTCCGCGCCCTCCATGAGCTGGAGCGCGAGGAGGAAGCCCTCTACCTCCAGGAGCGGATGAAGGTCTGGCACCCCGACGCGCTCAACCCGCGCCGCTTCTCCCCCCACCCGTCGCTGCCACCCATGTCCGTCATCGAGCTGCCAGAGGCGCCGGGACGGCGCTGGCTGGCGCGCCGTGAGGATGTCCCGGCGGGCCGGCTCGACCAGGGCGTGTTCCGGGACGCCCGCTCCGGCCGGGAGCGGGGCTTCTGGCTGTACCAGCCGCCCGGCGACTTCATGGAGGACGCCCCCGCGCTCCTGGTGCTGTGCGACGGCGCGGGCCACCTGGAGCTCGGTGTCACGGAGGTCCTCGACACCCTCGTCCACGAGCGCCGCATTCCGCCGCTGGTCTGCCTCCTGCTCGAGCACACGGACCGCAACGTGGAGCTGCCGTGCAACGACGCGTTCGTGGAGGAGCTGGCGACGGGGCTGCTGCCTTGTGTGCGGAGCGAGCTGCGGCTCCCCGAGGACGCGGCCCGGACGGTGGTGGGGGGCTGGAGCTTCGGCGGGCTCGCGGCGGCGTTCGCCGGGCTCCGCCATCCGGAGGTCTTCGGCAACGTGCTGTCGCAGTCCGGCTCCTTCTGGTGGGCCCCGGACGGAGCGGAGGAGCACGAGTGGCTCGCCTCCGAGTTCGCCCGCGCCCCCCGCCAGCAGGTCCGCTTCCACCTCAACGTCGGCCTGCTGGAGAGCGGCCCCTCTCCGAAGAACAGCCCGAGCCAGCTCGTCGCCAACCGCCACCTGCGCGACGTGCTGCGGGCGCGCGGCTACGACGTCTCGTACCGCGAGCTCAACGGAGGCCACGACTACATCGGCTGGCCCGGGGGCCTCGCGGACGGGCTGATTTCCCTGCTCGGAAGAGAGGCCTGACGTGTCGGCGAACTTCTCCCACTCCCTGCGCGCGCTCCGTGAGGACGGCTTCCGGCGGCCCGGTCAGGTCCTGCTCATCCTGGCGCTGCTGGCCTGCGGCTGGCTCGCGTGGTTCGTCTTCGCGCGCGTCACCGTGTACGAGGTCTCCGAGGACGCGCGGCTCGAGGTGGACCGGGCCGTCTATCCGGTGGAAGCGCAGGTGGACGGCCGCATCCTCGTAAGCCGGCTGGACATCGGCCGGAACGTCCAGCAGGGCGAGGTGCTGCTGGAGCTCGATTCGAGCAACCAGCGGCTCAAGCTCCAGGAGGAGCAGACACGCCTCGACACCCTGCTGCCACAGCTGGACACACTGCGGAGCGAGCTCGCGGCGCAGCGGCAGGCCCTGGATTCGGGCCAGCTGGCGTCGGGCTCGGAGCTGAACGAGGCGCGGGCCCGGCAGCGGGAAGCGCGGGCCGCGCTGTCCTACGCCGTCGAGGAGCAGGCCCGGCTGGAGCCCCTCAAGAAGAGCCAGGCCATCGGTGAGCTGGAGTTCCTCAAGGTCCAGGCCGAGCGGGAGAAGCGGCGGGCCGCGCTGGACGCCGCCGAGCAGCAGGCCGACCGCCTCAAGTCGGAGCGCCTGAACCGACAAAGCCAGGGGTTGGCCCAGGTGGCGCGGCTGGAGCGGGAGCTGGCCTCCATGGAGGGGCTCATCACCACCTCCAAGGCGCGCATCGCCTCCCTCACCCACGAGCTGGAGCAGTTCGTCCTGCGGGCCCCC
This genomic interval from Pyxidicoccus trucidator contains the following:
- a CDS encoding ferritin-like domain-containing protein — protein: MNVVAEITLKELEEHQLGPLERYSECLRNTFEAHPPPFSTDWYGDQFREMARDPEWFANIIVGNASTEGWGSGKLWYLAGKTPDAHVSTLIQQHAMDEARHSRMYSHMVERIFPGTVNDTLREELKGLAPAYRLGDKPDRLPPYSDTDILDNLLQMNLAEIRTLVNQLLARPVLLTYCPRESRSRLEHMLDRLMWDESRHVGYTGQLLDQALATRDAAFVLDIAPTRIVQLNELTLDEVGRARANPQTAFA
- the fes gene encoding enterochelin esterase, producing MSRPAISPRLTELRRRVDSGDTAAVEAFWQRLTREGAPLLEALEEDREHLLLTLVWRTEAPVRNVVVVPGLESTWNPGQNQLERMPGTNLWHRTWRVRRDLHTTYCFSPDEPLRALHELEREEEALYLQERMKVWHPDALNPRRFSPHPSLPPMSVIELPEAPGRRWLARREDVPAGRLDQGVFRDARSGRERGFWLYQPPGDFMEDAPALLVLCDGAGHLELGVTEVLDTLVHERRIPPLVCLLLEHTDRNVELPCNDAFVEELATGLLPCVRSELRLPEDAARTVVGGWSFGGLAAAFAGLRHPEVFGNVLSQSGSFWWAPDGAEEHEWLASEFARAPRQQVRFHLNVGLLESGPSPKNSPSQLVANRHLRDVLRARGYDVSYRELNGGHDYIGWPGGLADGLISLLGREA
- a CDS encoding endopeptidase; this translates as MRHASKWVACLVLCVSALGWAFQPSQPSTLASQAFFKPELYLPISNIRLEEALPKLKGAAPGAWDDFFARNGRDFHVYLDPLTGTPSAIQGAIPLIPGTGVGNKVSLATVHQQLGRSVGQVDEAVVADLLFKFISDNQAALGVDMLQLGEPRVSQVTDTLWQVLIPQRVEGIPVRHGRLVATLSHGNLVLLGTEAWSNVTTSTRPTLDAQQALTAGGERFGLLETPGQLWMQPTLELAPMARADAPGVGEGYRHHLVWTYGFQNPGESERWKVTVDAETGEVLALEDDNHYLDATVKGGIYPLTSTEICANNEMCGSMQVDSPMPWANTGLAAPNNFTDGAGVFNYSSGSVSTTLAGKYVRISDTCGAISFSSSTGNMQLGGTNGQHDCATGGGGAGNTPASRSAFYEVNRIAELARGWLPNNTWLKGQLTANVNINSTCNAFWNGSTINFYRSGGGCRNTGEIAAVFDHEWGHGMDDFDSGGALSNSSEGYADIASIYRLQASCVGYGFFHTSDRGCGKTPDGTGYNQNEAQSGAAWCNTRCSGVRDADYLAHANQTPATPQNFVCTKCSSSTGPCGRQVHCAAAPARQAAWDLVARDLRAAPFNYDSDTAFILGNKLFYQGSGNIGAWHACNCTAGTSDGCGASHGYMQWLAADDDNGNLSDGTPHMTAIHAAFNRHGIACQTPAPANSGCASGPSTAPTATATGSDGQVALSWNAVPNASEYWVMKTEGYAGCDFGKAKVATVTGTAYTDGEVANDRRYCYSVVPASTSACFGPAAACVCATPGGPCTPPGVATLSAPEDTAEDVALAPVLDWADVAGATSYEVQVATDSTFTTVVRSATALGASTWTVSPALANGTRYYWRVRAVNNCANGAYSTPFSFNTTEASCQPVAGPVLTSPADAATGVALAPVLDWSDVTGATSYEVQVATDVNFTSVARSATALGTSTWTVSAALAANTQYFWRARAVNSCGAGNYSGTFRFTTQTGGGTCQPTLAAFDAALGTPACGNGCGCDTGTLVNSRGSQFPTAEPNEPNTLDGCPDGPFGFYHFDESIDRVTLKSVDGGVITPGKQVRVEVKVWCYDATDRLNLYYTPTAGGFPLWTSLVQGLTCTASGAQTFTHTFTVGSGAGQHVLRAQFVEASSPQSSCTFGFYDENDDVVFGVAAAVASGPQPKSSPQGRARATR
- a CDS encoding S1C family serine protease, whose protein sequence is MSKMSEAVEVRCLRCGAPDAGDKARCACGASLLLDVVLKEAVLDERQRFGLARAVALLGPPAPSFSQARVVLGIQGDRLVRGVSSAFAQKLLAVLSQHGADAYLQPSEVPVATPPRSSRGALVAALSVLVLGGVAFGVWAARSPTLRSATRELSGWDPGSPAPSPREGAAEGALSTQDISRLASPSTVSLRCEGKTGSGFFVEPERVLTNEHVVCPPGKMMTVLLPDGRQLLGETLKTDVDLDLATVRVVGANATPLKIGDVTSLQPGDRLVFIGSPKGLDFTVHEGKVGFLGREYLGTGYVQFNASVNPGNSGGPLLNGRGEVVGVVSMKINNADGMGLALPIPYASKLITVPTTPESTARWDALLTRVARDEQREIQRFQQETEKPVLFSVRHVDGLGLVALVVERFDAAPRRVLRRMALEAEGRTCSLSVDFEYWRPVRDTMSQEDDSRRLRWLMARGLTEGIHVGAARLPVEDCTLSGAGNASLKLEPAGEETERFDVPLKDVHAARDEYKRNKGGIQLWQQALWKKRVEEDRSRQEADEWRSKFVQARARISRLEEEKRRLLEAEAGGTASKRRWEVEVELKLATGQLADLERYASEKKVPQAWRQ
- a CDS encoding HlyD family secretion protein, whose protein sequence is MSANFSHSLRALREDGFRRPGQVLLILALLACGWLAWFVFARVTVYEVSEDARLEVDRAVYPVEAQVDGRILVSRLDIGRNVQQGEVLLELDSSNQRLKLQEEQTRLDTLLPQLDTLRSELAAQRQALDSGQLASGSELNEARARQREARAALSYAVEEQARLEPLKKSQAIGELEFLKVQAEREKRRAALDAAEQQADRLKSERLNRQSQGLAQVARLERELASMEGLITTSKARIASLTHELEQFVLRAPASGQVGEVARLQPGSEVKRGDRLAVLIPPGQLRIVADFPTSHALGRIRPGQTARLRLQGFPWTEYGTVNARVSRLASEARDGKVRVECELLPDAGSTIPRQHGLPGTLEVAVDDLSPALLILREAGQKLGTAASPPAPAPGAAS